One Archangium violaceum genomic window, GCTCGCAGTCCTGGCGGGTGATGTTCTCGATGTCCTTCATCCACCCGATGACCGGCCAGCGGTACGGGTGCGCCTTCCAGACGAGCGTGCCCAGTTCCTCGTCCATGATGCCGGTGATGTCGTTGTCCACGCGGACGCGGCGCTCCTCCATCACCACCTGGCGCTCGCTGGCCAGCGCGTCGTCGTTGATGCGCAGCGAGCGCATCCGGTCCGACTCCAGGTCCAACACCTTCTCCAGCGCGTCCGAGGCGAAGTCCTCGTAGTACACGGTCATGTCCGTGGACGTGTACGCGTTGGAGCGGCCACCGTTGGACTCGAGCACCATGTCGAACTTCTTGGGGCCGTACTTCTTCGCCCCGTTGAACATCATGTGCTCGAACAGGTGGCTGATGCCGGTGATACCGGGCCGCTCGTTGCGGCTGCCTACCTGGAAGAAGGTGTAGAGGCTCACCACCGGCGTCTGGTGGTTGGCCAGCAGACGAACCCGGAGACCGTTGGGAAGCGTGGCCTCCTGGACGTCGAACAGGGATTGCAGGACGGGATCCGCCGTGCGCTCGGCGGGCTTCGCAGGTGCCTTCGGCATAGAAGCCCACCGTATACACGCCTTCACTCGGGGGGAAGCACGCGTTTGGGGGCGCGAGTGTCAGCCAGGCGCCAGCCGCCCGGGGCTGCGGCATATTCCAGGGGCTCGTACACTTGGAGAACGCACCATGCAGCCCCAAGCCCTGAAGTTGACCCCCGAGATGGTGGCCAACCCCTACCCCGTCTTCGCCGCCCTGCGCGAATCCGCGCCCGTCCATTACGTCGAGGCCTTCCGGGGCTCCTATGTCCTGTCGCGCCACGAGGACATGGCTCCCGTCCTCAAGAACACGACCCTGTTCTCCTCGAAGATGGCGTCCGTCAGCGCCCTGATGCCCAAGGAGCTCGGCGAGGACGTGCTCCGCTACTTCAGGAGCGAGAACAGCCTGCTCTCCTCGGACCCGCCCCAGCACACGCGCCTGCGCACCCTGGTGAGCCGTGCCTTCACCCCCCGCCGGGTGGCCGACCTGGAGCCGCGGATCCGCGAGCTCACCCGTGAGCTGCTCGACGCCATGCTGACCCGGCAGGAGTTCGATCTGATGGCGGACCTGGCGGTGCCCCTGCCGATCATCGTCATCGCCGAGATGCTCGGCATCGAGCCCGAGCGCCGCCTGGACTTCAAGCGCTGGTCCAACGCCATCTCCCAGAGCGTCACCCTCACGGTCGGAGGGCTCGACCTGGAGTGGATCGCCACGGGCATCCGGGAGATCCACGCGTACCTGGAGGCCGCCATCGAGCGGCGCCGCCAGGAGCCCGGAAACGATCTCATCAGCGCCCTGGTCGAGTCCAACGAGCAGCAGGGCGGCTTCCTCTCCTCCATGGACGTCATCGGCTTCGTCCGGCTGCTGCTCTTCGCCGGCAACGAGACCACCACCAACCTGATTGGTAACGGAACGCTGGCCCTGCTCAACCACCCGGCCGAGATGGAGCGGCTGGCGGAGGATGCCTCGCTCATCCCCAACGCCGTCGAGGAGATGTTGCGCTACGACACGCCGGCCCAGGTCATCTTCCGGATCACCACGGCGGACACGGAGATCGCCGGCACGCCCATCCCCAAGGACTCGCGCATCATGCTCCTGCTCGGGGCCGCCAACCGGGATCCGCGCAAGTTCCCCGACCCGGACACGTTCGACATCACCCGAGACACCCAGGGGCATGTCGCCTTCGGCCACGGGGTGCACTTCTGCATCGGAGGGCCGCTGGCCCGGCTCGAGGCGAAGGTCGTCTTCGAGGAGCTCTTCCGCCGGGTGCGCCGCGTCTCGTTCGCCCCCGGCCAGGAGGGCCACCTCGACTACGGCACGACCTTCTCGCTGCGGGGCCCCAAGAGCCTCCGGCTGCGAGCCGAGCGGCGTTAGTGGAGGAGCCCGCGCTCGGAGTGCCAGTGCACATCCGGGTCCGGCCATGCTATCGCTCGCCCCCCGTGACCGCGGGGGGCCGGCCCGGGTCCTCACTTCACCAGGAAGAGCACTCATGACCAGCACGCCGCTCGCCGCACCGCAGCTCGTCATCAACAGCCGGATGCTGTATTCGAGCTGGATTCCCGCCGATCCCAAGGCCGCCGCCGTGCTGCTGCCTCCCGGGCTCCAGCCGGCCCCCAACCACGCCCTTTTCATGAACCAGTACGTCGTCGACTCCGAGGAGCAGTCCTCGCACTTCGGCGCCTACTCGATGACGTACATGGGACTGGATCTGGCGGGCCGCCGCGCCCCCGACGGCGTGACGCCCGCGCGCTTCTTCACCCACTACCTCAACTCCTCGGAGCGCGTCCGCGACTACGCGCGCGAGCGGGGCGTGCC contains:
- a CDS encoding cytochrome P450 → MQPQALKLTPEMVANPYPVFAALRESAPVHYVEAFRGSYVLSRHEDMAPVLKNTTLFSSKMASVSALMPKELGEDVLRYFRSENSLLSSDPPQHTRLRTLVSRAFTPRRVADLEPRIRELTRELLDAMLTRQEFDLMADLAVPLPIIVIAEMLGIEPERRLDFKRWSNAISQSVTLTVGGLDLEWIATGIREIHAYLEAAIERRRQEPGNDLISALVESNEQQGGFLSSMDVIGFVRLLLFAGNETTTNLIGNGTLALLNHPAEMERLAEDASLIPNAVEEMLRYDTPAQVIFRITTADTEIAGTPIPKDSRIMLLLGAANRDPRKFPDPDTFDITRDTQGHVAFGHGVHFCIGGPLARLEAKVVFEELFRRVRRVSFAPGQEGHLDYGTTFSLRGPKSLRLRAERR